In Pseudomonas sp. MYb327, one DNA window encodes the following:
- a CDS encoding response regulator, producing the protein MKRDIRLLIVDDNIATRYALRRRLESHGYEVLEAGTGSEGLELIDSVTLDALILDVNLPDMSGFDIVRKLRSDPATALLPVIHVSAASIQTGDIITGLDAGADAYLIHPVDPDVLLATLRTLLRVRETENALRASEARFREIFVNVSAPIAVLDAEMKVHECNHAFAQLIQDNRNPDTLLECFAEDQKAVIEELRLRLAYGERWKGTLSMRVGGEIRETEWQISPYRTPELSLVFVEDVTEHRHRERSHLARLDDATEQLAKEVAERARTEAQLLQVQKMDALGKLTGGIAHDFNNLLTGIITSLELIQKRVAESRTDKVQFYTEAALSSAMSAAGLTHRLLAFARQQPLDTRPVDINEHIRSLEELLGRTIGERISLKLELTSKAAIALVDPIQLESAVLNLVINARDAMPQGGNIWVNTYAAYSHGDPNLADGAYVALSVRDDGTGIEHHVIDKVFDPFFTTKPLGQGTGLGLSTIYGFARQSGGDAHIRSVARRGTEVTIMLPASSDPTVTEAAPVTVDPQGAGEHVLIVEDTPSVRMFVAEVLVDAGYRCTQVADIEGALERLQKDESIDLLLTDVGLPRMSGRELADVARGWREKLPILFMTGYAETALNRQVFLGDGMEMLIKPFQIKELLDKVRRTIDGA; encoded by the coding sequence ATGAAGCGTGACATCCGATTACTCATTGTCGACGACAACATCGCCACGCGCTACGCGCTGCGTCGACGCCTGGAGAGCCACGGATATGAAGTACTGGAAGCGGGCACCGGCAGCGAAGGCCTGGAGCTGATCGACAGCGTCACCCTCGATGCGCTGATTCTCGACGTCAACCTGCCAGACATGAGCGGTTTCGACATCGTCCGCAAACTGCGCTCCGATCCCGCGACAGCCCTGCTGCCGGTGATCCACGTGTCGGCGGCGTCGATCCAGACCGGCGACATCATCACCGGTCTGGACGCCGGGGCCGATGCTTATCTGATTCACCCGGTCGACCCGGATGTGCTGCTGGCGACCCTGCGCACCTTGCTGCGGGTGCGCGAAACCGAAAATGCCCTGCGTGCCAGCGAGGCGCGCTTTCGCGAGATTTTTGTCAATGTTTCCGCACCCATTGCGGTGCTGGATGCCGAGATGAAAGTGCATGAATGCAACCATGCATTCGCGCAACTGATTCAGGACAATCGCAACCCGGACACCCTGCTTGAATGTTTCGCCGAGGACCAAAAAGCCGTCATCGAAGAACTGCGCCTGCGGCTGGCTTATGGTGAGCGCTGGAAAGGCACGTTGAGCATGCGAGTCGGCGGCGAAATTCGCGAAACCGAGTGGCAGATTTCGCCTTACCGAACGCCGGAGTTGAGCCTGGTGTTTGTCGAAGATGTCACCGAACACCGGCACCGTGAACGCTCGCACCTGGCACGCCTTGACGATGCCACGGAACAACTGGCCAAGGAGGTCGCCGAACGCGCGCGCACTGAGGCGCAGCTGTTGCAGGTGCAGAAAATGGATGCGCTGGGCAAGTTGACCGGCGGCATCGCCCACGATTTCAACAACCTGCTCACCGGCATCATCACCAGCCTGGAACTGATCCAGAAACGAGTCGCCGAGTCTCGCACCGACAAGGTTCAGTTCTATACCGAAGCGGCCTTGAGTTCAGCCATGAGCGCAGCTGGCCTGACCCATCGACTGCTGGCTTTCGCCCGACAACAGCCACTCGACACCCGGCCCGTGGACATCAACGAGCACATCCGCTCACTCGAAGAACTATTGGGACGCACCATCGGCGAACGCATATCGCTGAAACTGGAACTGACCTCGAAAGCGGCGATTGCGCTGGTCGACCCGATCCAGCTGGAAAGCGCCGTGCTCAACCTGGTGATCAACGCGCGTGACGCCATGCCCCAGGGCGGCAATATCTGGGTCAACACCTATGCCGCTTACTCCCATGGCGACCCGAATCTGGCCGATGGCGCGTACGTCGCGTTGTCGGTGCGCGATGACGGCACGGGTATCGAGCACCACGTGATCGACAAGGTGTTTGATCCGTTTTTCACCACCAAACCGTTGGGCCAGGGCACCGGATTGGGCTTGTCGACCATCTACGGTTTCGCCCGGCAATCCGGGGGCGATGCGCATATCCGCAGTGTGGCGCGACGCGGCACCGAAGTGACCATCATGCTGCCCGCCAGCTCTGATCCCACGGTGACCGAAGCGGCGCCGGTTACCGTCGATCCGCAAGGGGCCGGCGAGCATGTCTTGATTGTCGAGGATACGCCGTCGGTGCGGATGTTCGTGGCTGAAGTGCTGGTGGACGCTGGCTACCGCTGCACGCAAGTCGCCGACATCGAAGGTGCCCTCGAACGCTTGCAGAAAGACGAGTCCATCGACCTGCTGCTGACCGACGTCGGCCTGCCGCGCATGAGCGGTCGGGAACTGGCCGATGTCGCGCGCGGCTGGCGAGAGAAGCTGCCAATCCTGTTCATGACCGGCTACGCCGAAACCGCGCTCAACCGTCAGGTGTTCCTCGGCGATGGCATGGAAATGCTGATCAAGCCGTTCCAGATCAAGGAACTGCTGGATAAGGTACGGCGCACGATAGACGGTGCCTGA
- a CDS encoding ATP-binding protein: MAELPMSQIDEQAALIARLQGEANALREELDETNQGVLALYAELDAQAEQLRQASDLKSRFLSYMSHEFRTPLGSILSIASLLTDELDGPLSPEQHKQVAFVSNSARELSDMVDDLLDLAKIEAGRISISPAWFDMFDLFAALRGMFRPIVDASAVDLIFEEPVGLPQLYTDDKKLAQILRNFIANSLKFTTRGEVRVSARMENSSHVRFAVSDTGIGIAPELHGALFEDFSQVDSPLQKRLRGTGLGLSLCKRFAGLLNGEVGMQSQPGAGSTFFVIIPLAIAMEPADEA, encoded by the coding sequence ATGGCTGAATTACCCATGAGTCAGATTGACGAACAAGCCGCACTGATCGCCCGACTGCAAGGCGAAGCCAATGCCTTGCGTGAAGAATTGGATGAAACCAACCAGGGCGTTCTGGCGCTGTACGCTGAACTCGATGCCCAGGCTGAACAACTGCGCCAGGCCTCGGACCTGAAAAGTCGTTTCCTGTCGTACATGAGCCATGAGTTCCGCACGCCCCTGGGCTCGATCCTGAGCATCGCCAGCCTGCTGACCGATGAGCTCGATGGACCCTTGAGTCCCGAGCAACACAAGCAGGTCGCCTTTGTCAGCAATTCCGCCCGCGAACTGAGCGACATGGTCGACGACTTGCTGGATCTGGCGAAGATCGAGGCCGGGCGCATCAGCATTTCACCGGCCTGGTTCGACATGTTCGACCTGTTTGCCGCGCTGCGCGGGATGTTTCGCCCGATTGTCGATGCCAGTGCGGTCGACCTCATATTCGAAGAGCCGGTGGGCCTGCCGCAGCTGTACACCGACGACAAGAAACTCGCGCAAATCCTGCGCAATTTCATCGCCAACTCGCTGAAGTTCACCACCCGCGGGGAAGTCCGGGTTTCGGCCCGGATGGAAAACAGCTCCCACGTTCGTTTTGCCGTCAGCGATACCGGAATAGGTATCGCTCCAGAGCTACATGGCGCATTGTTTGAGGACTTCTCCCAGGTCGATTCACCGTTGCAAAAACGCCTGCGCGGCACCGGACTCGGACTGTCCCTGTGCAAACGCTTCGCCGGTTTGCTGAATGGCGAAGTCGGGATGCAGAGTCAGCCAGGCGCAGGCTCGACCTTTTTCGTGATCATCCCGCTGGCCATCGCCATGGAGCCTGCCGATGAAGCGTGA
- a CDS encoding ATP-binding protein, translating into MNISGSMTQVLVIEDSSQVGHARRTAQRLAEQHGFDTTDSGRVALVATELASNILKHASRGELHLRVLPRASGYGIEMLAIDRANGFDLQACLADGFSTGGTQGIGLGAVSRQTEVFDVYADSRGAVLLTRLYPKADKAADRRIGVSQHSLHHDPACGDVWHLAFDGAHISALVIDGLGHGEEAEHAARAGEKAFALMPFASPLLVLEDVHQAMIGTRGGALAIAQFDAAGDTLKFVGIGNIGACLIAPDKSRGLASHPGIVGGQYRKAQPFDYAQVNGQLLIMYSDGLQSRWNLQDYPGLVHRHPAVIAAILHRDFCRGRDDVSVLVIALEADHG; encoded by the coding sequence ATGAATATCAGCGGTTCGATGACACAAGTGCTGGTCATCGAGGACAGTAGCCAAGTCGGTCACGCCCGACGCACCGCGCAAAGACTCGCGGAACAACACGGCTTCGACACCACAGATTCGGGGCGTGTGGCGCTGGTCGCCACCGAGCTTGCCAGCAACATTCTCAAGCATGCCTCCCGTGGCGAATTGCACCTGAGGGTCTTGCCCCGCGCCAGTGGCTACGGCATCGAGATGCTCGCCATCGACCGCGCCAATGGCTTCGACCTGCAGGCGTGCCTGGCCGATGGTTTTTCCACCGGCGGCACCCAAGGCATCGGACTTGGCGCCGTGTCTCGCCAGACCGAGGTGTTCGATGTGTATGCCGATTCACGGGGCGCCGTGCTGCTCACGCGGTTGTACCCGAAGGCGGACAAAGCGGCGGATCGACGCATCGGCGTCAGCCAGCATTCCTTGCACCACGATCCGGCTTGCGGCGATGTCTGGCACCTGGCGTTTGACGGGGCACACATCAGCGCTCTGGTGATCGATGGCCTGGGCCATGGCGAAGAGGCGGAACATGCCGCCCGCGCCGGCGAGAAAGCCTTCGCGCTGATGCCGTTCGCCTCACCGCTGCTGGTGCTGGAAGACGTTCATCAAGCCATGATCGGTACCCGTGGCGGTGCGCTGGCCATTGCCCAGTTCGACGCTGCCGGCGACACGTTGAAATTCGTCGGCATCGGCAACATCGGCGCCTGCCTGATCGCGCCGGACAAGTCCCGCGGCCTGGCCTCCCATCCCGGCATCGTCGGCGGCCAATATCGAAAGGCGCAACCCTTTGACTATGCTCAGGTGAACGGACAGCTATTGATCATGTACAGCGACGGCCTGCAATCGCGTTGGAACCTGCAGGATTACCCGGGCCTGGTACACCGCCATCCCGCCGTCATCGCTGCGATTCTGCACCGGGATTTCTGCCGAGGACGGGACGATGTCTCAGTGCTGGTCATTGCTCTGGAGGCAGACCATGGCTGA
- a CDS encoding anti-sigma regulatory factor, protein MTVRSSGTHPINIEQDVVLARQLTRKLAQECGMRLIDLTKLVTAVSELARNTMVYGGGGDMDWEILDENSRTGLRLVFRDEGPGIPDIKLAMTDGWTSGSGLGLGLTGAKRLVNEFELDTAPGKGTRITITRWT, encoded by the coding sequence ATGACTGTGCGCAGCAGCGGCACTCATCCGATCAACATCGAGCAGGACGTCGTCCTGGCCCGCCAACTGACGCGCAAACTCGCCCAGGAATGCGGCATGCGCCTGATCGACCTGACCAAGCTGGTGACCGCGGTCAGCGAGTTGGCGCGCAACACCATGGTGTACGGCGGTGGCGGCGACATGGACTGGGAAATCCTCGACGAAAATTCACGCACCGGCCTGCGCCTGGTCTTCCGTGACGAAGGGCCGGGTATCCCCGATATCAAACTAGCCATGACCGACGGCTGGACCTCCGGCTCCGGCCTCGGGCTGGGACTGACCGGTGCCAAGCGCCTGGTGAATGAGTTCGAACTCGACACCGCGCCAGGCAAGGGCACTCGCATAACGATTACCCGATGGACATGA
- a CDS encoding STAS domain-containing protein, which produces MERIPILQMGDFLLVTIQVDMHDQLALTLQDDLSERISRTSARGVLIDISALDMVDSFIGRMIGTISGLSRIMDAQTVLVGMQPAVAITLVELGMTLPGVSTALNVERGMKLLHERVRDQ; this is translated from the coding sequence ATGGAACGCATTCCGATTTTGCAAATGGGCGACTTCCTGCTGGTGACCATTCAGGTCGACATGCATGACCAGTTGGCCCTGACCCTTCAAGACGACCTGTCCGAGCGCATCAGCCGGACGTCCGCTCGCGGCGTGTTGATCGATATTTCCGCCCTCGACATGGTGGACTCATTCATTGGCCGGATGATCGGGACCATTTCCGGGCTGTCGAGAATCATGGATGCCCAGACCGTACTGGTGGGCATGCAGCCAGCGGTGGCGATTACCCTGGTGGAACTTGGCATGACCCTGCCCGGCGTGAGTACCGCGCTGAATGTCGAACGCGGGATGAAACTGCTTCATGAACGAGTACGCGACCAATGA
- a CDS encoding STAS domain-containing protein translates to MAALQSSTLDAMKHNQAQLLAEWKSGLETSGATRNLKEQDLQQQTSEFLQLVISGLQNGNGQNVAASGWDEIRQFLDKLSHSRALLGQDSHQTASFIFSLKGPLFTLLQNHYQDSPALLAEQLWEVSELLDALGMHTIRTFQKSREAVIKRQQEELLELSTPVVKLWDGVLALPMIGTLDSQRTQVVMESLLQRIVDTGSEIAIIDITGVPTVDTLVAQHLLKTVTAIRLMGADCIISGVRPQIAQTIVHLGLDLQGVVTKANLADALKLALTRLGLTIHKAN, encoded by the coding sequence ATGGCGGCACTGCAATCCAGCACTCTCGATGCGATGAAACACAACCAGGCACAACTGCTTGCCGAATGGAAAAGCGGCCTGGAGACCAGTGGCGCTACGCGCAATCTCAAGGAGCAGGATCTGCAACAGCAGACCTCGGAATTCCTCCAACTGGTCATCTCGGGTCTGCAAAATGGCAACGGCCAAAACGTTGCTGCGTCCGGCTGGGATGAAATTCGCCAGTTTCTCGACAAGCTCTCCCATAGCCGCGCCCTGCTCGGCCAGGATTCGCACCAGACCGCCAGTTTCATCTTCTCGTTGAAAGGCCCGCTGTTCACACTGTTGCAGAATCATTACCAGGACAGCCCGGCGCTGCTGGCCGAACAACTTTGGGAAGTCTCCGAACTGCTCGATGCCCTGGGCATGCACACCATCCGCACTTTTCAAAAATCCCGTGAAGCGGTGATCAAGCGCCAGCAAGAAGAGTTGCTGGAACTGTCGACCCCGGTGGTCAAGCTCTGGGACGGTGTATTGGCGTTGCCGATGATCGGCACCCTCGACTCGCAGCGCACCCAGGTGGTGATGGAATCGCTGCTGCAGCGGATCGTCGACACCGGTTCCGAGATCGCCATTATCGACATTACCGGCGTGCCGACCGTCGACACCCTGGTGGCCCAGCACTTGCTCAAGACCGTGACCGCTATTCGCCTGATGGGTGCCGATTGCATCATCAGCGGTGTGCGCCCGCAAATCGCCCAGACCATCGTGCACCTGGGGCTGGACCTGCAAGGCGTGGTGACCAAGGCCAATTTGGCCGATGCCCTCAAACTGGCCCTTACCCGGTTGGGACTGACCATCCACAAGGCGAATTAA
- a CDS encoding DUF4142 domain-containing protein, protein MDGFNLRHLTLAIALSTSMSAAFAATSNDFVDKAAAGGIAEIETSRLALEKSQSADVKAFANMMITDHSKANDELAAIAKKNDIEVPDTTTLVKQAKEKILDMRDESFDSAYANNQVKAHEDTIELFKKEANTVTDDKTKGATELKGFAQKMLPGLEKHLEMAKKLQAAHPDK, encoded by the coding sequence ATGGACGGATTTAACCTGCGCCACCTCACGCTGGCCATCGCCCTGAGTACCAGCATGAGCGCGGCATTCGCGGCGACCTCCAATGATTTTGTCGACAAGGCAGCCGCTGGCGGCATTGCCGAGATCGAAACCAGCCGACTGGCGCTGGAAAAAAGCCAATCGGCAGACGTCAAGGCATTCGCCAACATGATGATCACCGACCATTCCAAGGCCAACGATGAACTGGCAGCCATTGCGAAAAAGAACGACATCGAAGTGCCGGACACCACAACGCTGGTAAAACAGGCCAAGGAAAAGATCCTCGACATGCGTGACGAGTCCTTCGATTCGGCCTACGCCAACAACCAGGTCAAGGCTCACGAAGACACCATTGAGCTGTTCAAGAAAGAAGCCAACACCGTGACCGACGACAAAACCAAAGGCGCAACCGAGCTCAAAGGCTTCGCGCAAAAAATGCTGCCGGGGCTGGAAAAACACCTGGAGATGGCGAAAAAACTCCAGGCTGCCCATCCGGACAAATAA
- a CDS encoding DUF465 domain-containing protein, with protein MPVPHDLYKDLNFTTKEEIQHKRTKDPLLDSLINKYSQADAEVVKAEEAKSSDDAVTRLKAKRLEVKDRIVKQLQSPS; from the coding sequence ATGCCGGTGCCACATGACCTTTACAAGGATTTGAATTTCACAACAAAGGAAGAAATCCAGCACAAACGCACCAAGGATCCATTACTGGATTCGTTGATCAATAAATACTCGCAGGCGGATGCTGAGGTGGTGAAGGCAGAGGAAGCCAAATCCAGCGATGACGCGGTGACCAGGCTCAAGGCCAAGCGTCTGGAGGTCAAGGACAGGATCGTCAAACAACTCCAATCGCCGTCCTGA
- a CDS encoding SMP-30/gluconolactonase/LRE family protein, whose translation MRRSIRFRHGLLLVIVIIAAFLLLMPTKVKPVAWTPAPAPSLSSGPYADNQRLKGLERIGAADIDGPEALLLEGETLITGLHDGRVIRTSLDGNDTKVLADTGGRPLGLARHPNGLLVIADAVKGLLSLDAQGRLVAMSTTANGVPFGFTDDVAIDKSGHYAYFSDASSRFGYGKDSEAIIEHGGDGRLLRYDFQTGKTSVLLDKLEFANGVTLGPDDAFVLVNETGAYRISRYWLSGPKAGTHDLFIDNLPGLPDNLAFNGHDRFWVALYAPRNALLDATAEHPFVRKMIVRAMTVLPKPVEKRAFALGLDLEGNIIANLQDGGSDNYSPITTVREYGQWLYFGSLKAKNMARLPLSTALQ comes from the coding sequence GTGAGGCGATCGATCAGGTTTCGCCATGGGTTGTTGCTGGTGATCGTGATCATTGCTGCATTCCTGCTGCTGATGCCGACCAAAGTGAAACCGGTGGCCTGGACGCCCGCACCTGCGCCGTCCCTTTCCAGTGGCCCGTACGCTGATAACCAGCGCCTAAAAGGCTTGGAACGCATCGGCGCGGCAGATATCGACGGCCCCGAGGCGCTGTTGCTGGAAGGCGAAACGCTGATCACCGGTCTGCATGACGGCCGGGTGATCCGCACCAGCCTTGACGGCAACGACACCAAAGTCCTGGCCGACACCGGGGGGCGGCCATTGGGGCTGGCCCGTCATCCCAATGGTTTGCTGGTGATCGCCGACGCGGTCAAGGGCTTGCTGTCGCTGGACGCCCAGGGCCGACTGGTGGCAATGAGCACCACGGCCAACGGCGTGCCGTTCGGTTTCACCGATGACGTGGCCATCGACAAGTCCGGGCACTACGCCTATTTCAGCGACGCCTCTAGCCGCTTCGGCTACGGCAAGGACAGCGAAGCGATCATCGAACATGGCGGTGACGGTCGTTTGCTGCGCTATGACTTCCAGACCGGTAAAACCTCGGTCCTGCTGGATAAGCTGGAGTTCGCCAATGGCGTGACCCTGGGCCCGGACGACGCCTTTGTGCTGGTGAACGAAACCGGCGCGTATCGCATCAGCCGTTACTGGTTGAGCGGCCCTAAAGCCGGCACCCACGATCTGTTCATCGACAACCTGCCGGGCTTGCCGGACAACCTCGCCTTCAATGGTCACGACCGCTTCTGGGTGGCGTTGTATGCACCGCGTAATGCTCTGCTCGACGCCACGGCGGAACATCCGTTCGTGCGCAAGATGATCGTGCGGGCCATGACCGTCCTGCCCAAACCGGTGGAAAAACGTGCCTTTGCGCTGGGACTGGATCTTGAGGGCAACATCATCGCCAATCTGCAGGATGGCGGCAGCGACAATTACTCGCCGATCACTACGGTGCGCGAGTATGGCCAATGGTTGTATTTCGGCTCGTTGAAAGCGAAAAACATGGCGCGATTGCCGCTGAGTACGGCGTTGCAATAA
- a CDS encoding SRPBCC family protein produces the protein MRQTTEAFRSRYRANIHPLYNPWLHGTFVLLFGLMTITVFWRTVHDVLLQEWLAVPLTLLFYNFAVYLVHRHLGHQKKNFARLFYARHAGDHHSFFAPGHMTYETARDWRVILFPAWLIVMHTLVITLPVWWLLTQFDANVAGLVGGCLVLGYLTYEVFHACEHLPPHNPLTRLPWIRQMRRLHELHHRREMMQERNFNIVFPLMDYLFGTLYWEPEDATPYLTRTTMTRMQHQIDIAGNPVAVLAYASTVTRWPEWHPSSLKINAQRGPLHAGARFEEDIRAGGREGHLSWVVDEYLPGRRWIARAYGDNGLSLLLTYECESEGDGTRFVRTLEYEFSGFIMRIANKLLLKRRIDHESAASMQALRDKAEKHLALSGVRV, from the coding sequence GTGAGGCAGACCACCGAAGCATTCCGCAGCCGCTACCGCGCCAACATTCATCCGCTCTATAACCCATGGCTGCACGGCACCTTCGTGCTGCTGTTCGGCTTGATGACCATCACCGTATTCTGGAGAACCGTACACGACGTGCTGCTGCAGGAATGGCTGGCGGTGCCGCTGACCCTGTTGTTTTACAACTTTGCCGTGTACCTGGTACATCGGCACCTGGGTCATCAGAAAAAGAACTTCGCGCGCCTGTTTTATGCTCGCCATGCCGGTGACCATCACAGCTTCTTCGCCCCCGGCCACATGACGTACGAGACTGCCCGGGATTGGCGGGTGATTCTGTTTCCAGCCTGGCTGATCGTCATGCACACACTGGTCATTACCCTGCCCGTCTGGTGGTTGCTTACGCAGTTCGATGCCAACGTCGCGGGACTGGTCGGCGGTTGTCTGGTGCTTGGTTACCTGACGTATGAAGTGTTCCACGCCTGTGAACATCTACCGCCGCACAATCCGTTGACGCGGCTGCCATGGATTCGCCAGATGCGCCGTTTGCACGAGTTGCATCACCGTCGCGAGATGATGCAGGAGCGTAATTTCAACATCGTTTTTCCGTTGATGGACTACCTGTTCGGCACCCTCTACTGGGAACCGGAAGACGCCACCCCATACCTGACGAGAACGACCATGACCCGCATGCAGCATCAGATCGACATTGCCGGAAATCCCGTTGCCGTACTTGCCTACGCCAGCACGGTGACCCGTTGGCCGGAGTGGCACCCATCGTCGCTCAAGATCAACGCACAGCGCGGCCCTCTGCATGCCGGTGCGCGGTTCGAGGAAGACATCCGGGCTGGCGGGCGCGAGGGCCATTTGAGTTGGGTGGTCGATGAATATTTGCCTGGACGACGCTGGATTGCCCGCGCTTACGGCGATAACGGCCTGTCGTTGCTGCTGACTTATGAATGCGAGTCCGAGGGCGACGGCACGCGGTTTGTCCGCACGCTGGAGTATGAGTTCAGTGGATTCATCATGCGTATTGCCAACAAGCTGCTGCTCAAGCGACGCATCGATCACGAATCGGCGGCATCGATGCAAGCCCTGCGCGATAAGGCAGAAAAACACCTGGCGCTTTCAGGAGTGCGCGTGTGA
- a CDS encoding LysR family transcriptional regulator, with translation MDIDLARTFLEIVRHGSLAAAAERLHVTQTAITARVQKLESHLGSTLFVRNRAGARLTPNGEAFVVYANQLVETWEAARRDLPLPEGYHDVLHIGGEVSLCNPLMLSWAGELREKIPSHALRMEIRDGENLLRQLELGILDAALVYQPEYGPRLQVEQILEEKLILVRQPGRPDPYVYIDWGEDFRRQHDAALPEKARAPLSFNLGPLGLQYILEHGGSGYFRTRVVQRYLESGALEQVPKAPEFSYPTYLVYSRDRDSQTLQRAFDLLREVIQSDDDWSQRWNPLT, from the coding sequence ATGGACATCGATCTCGCCCGCACCTTTCTGGAAATCGTCCGTCACGGCAGCCTTGCCGCTGCCGCCGAAAGACTCCACGTCACCCAGACCGCGATCACCGCGCGGGTGCAGAAACTAGAAAGCCACCTCGGCAGTACGCTGTTCGTGCGCAACCGCGCCGGTGCCCGCCTGACGCCCAATGGCGAAGCCTTCGTGGTGTACGCCAATCAATTGGTAGAAACCTGGGAAGCGGCGCGGCGGGACTTGCCGTTGCCCGAGGGTTATCACGACGTGCTGCACATCGGTGGCGAAGTCAGTCTGTGTAATCCGCTGATGCTCAGTTGGGCCGGCGAACTGCGCGAAAAAATTCCCAGCCATGCCCTGCGCATGGAAATCCGCGACGGCGAGAACCTGCTGCGCCAACTTGAACTGGGCATTCTGGACGCTGCGCTGGTCTATCAACCGGAATACGGGCCGCGCCTGCAAGTCGAGCAGATCCTCGAAGAAAAACTCATCCTCGTCCGTCAACCGGGACGCCCCGATCCTTACGTTTACATCGACTGGGGCGAGGATTTTCGTCGCCAGCACGATGCTGCCCTGCCGGAAAAAGCCAGGGCGCCCTTGAGCTTCAACCTCGGCCCGCTAGGCTTGCAATACATTCTGGAACACGGCGGCAGTGGCTACTTCCGTACCCGCGTGGTGCAGCGTTACCTGGAAAGCGGCGCGCTGGAGCAAGTGCCCAAGGCGCCGGAGTTCAGCTATCCGACCTACCTGGTTTATTCCCGCGACCGCGATTCGCAAACCCTGCAACGGGCCTTCGACCTGCTGCGCGAGGTCATCCAGTCCGACGACGATTGGTCACAACGCTGGAACCCGCTGACCTGA